A region of Oxyura jamaicensis isolate SHBP4307 breed ruddy duck chromosome 9, BPBGC_Ojam_1.0, whole genome shotgun sequence DNA encodes the following proteins:
- the PIK3CA gene encoding phosphatidylinositol 4,5-bisphosphate 3-kinase catalytic subunit alpha isoform yields MPPRPSSGELWGIHLMPPRILVECLLPNGMIVTLECLREATLLTIKHELFKEARKYPLYQLLQDESSYIFVSVTQEAEREEFFDETRRLCDLRLFQPFLKVIEPVGNREEKILNREIGFAIGMPVCEFDMVKDPEVQDFRRNILNVCKEAVDLRDANAPHSRALYVCPPNVESSPELPKHIYNKLDKGQIIVVIWVIVSPNNDKQKYTLKINHDCVPEQVIAEAIRKKTRSMLLSSEQLKLCVLEYQGKYILKVCGCDEYLLEKYPLSQYKYIRSCIMLGRMPNLMLMAKESLYTQLPLDTFTMPSYSRRISTATPYMNGEATAKSLWTINSALRIRILCATYVNVNIRDIDKIYVRTGIYHGGEPLCDNVNTQRVPCSNPRWNEWLLYDMYIPDLPRAARLCLSICSVKGRKGAKEEHCPLAWGNINMFDYTDTLVSGKMALNLWAVPHGLEDLLNPIGVTGSNPNKETPCLELEFDWFSNPVKFPDMTVIEEHANWTISRELGFNYSYAGLSNRIARDNELRESDKEQLRAICTRDPLSEITEQEKDFLWSHRHYCVNTPEILPKLLLSVKWNSRDEVAQMYCLVKDWPPIKPEQAMELLDCNYPDPMVRAFAVRCLEKYLTDDKLSQYLIQLVQVLKYEQYLDNQLVRFLLKKALTNQRIGHFFFWHLKSEMHNKTVSQRFGLLLESYCRACGMYLKHLSRQVEAMEKLINLTDILKQEKKDETQKVQMKFLVEQMRRPDFMDALQGFISPLNPAHQLGNLRLEECRIMSSAKRPLWLNWENPDIMSELLFQNNEIIFKNGDDLRQDMLTLQIIRIMENIWQNQGLDLRMLPYGCLSIGDCVGLIEVVRSSHTIMQIQCKGGLKGALQFNSHTLHQWLKDKNKGEMYDAAIDLFTRSCAGYCVATFILGIGDRHNSNIMVKDDGQLFHIDFGHFLDHKKKKFGYKRERVPFVLTQDFLIVISKGAQECTKTREFERFQEMCYKAYLAIRQHANLFINLFSMMLGSGMPELQSFDDIAYIRKTLALDKTEQEALEYFMKQMNDAHHGGWTTKMDWIFHTIKQHALN; encoded by the exons atgcCTCCGCGACCATCATCCGGTGAACTATGGGGCATCCACTTGATGCCACCAAGGATCCTTGTGGAGTGTCTTCTCCCAAACGGAATGATAGTGACTCTAGAATGCCTCCGTGAGGCCACGTTACTAACTATTAAACACGAACTCTTTAAAGAAGCGAGAAAATACCCTCTTTATCAGCTCCTTCAAGATGAATCTTCTTACATTTTTGTAAGTGTTAcgcaagaagcagaaagagaagagtTTTTTGATGAAACACGGAGGCTTTGTGACCTGCGGCTATTTCAACCTTTTCTAAAAGTCATTGAACCAGTAGGtaacagagaagagaagattCTTAACAGAGAAATAG GTTTTGCTATTGGTATGCCCGTCTGTGAATTTGACATGGTTAAGGATCCTGAAGTACAGgacttcagaagaaatattcttAATGTTTGTAAAGAAGCAGTGGATCTTCGAGATGCCAATGCACCACATAGTAGAGCACTGTACGTCTGTCCTCCAAATGTAGAGTCTTCACCTGAACTACCCAAACACATATACAATAAGCTAGataaag GGCAAATTATAGTTGTGATCTGGGTAATAGTCTCACCAAACAATGATAAGCAGAAATACACCTTAAAAATCAATCACGACTGTGTGCCTGAGCAAGTTATTGCTGAAGCCATTAGGAAGAAAACACGAAGTATGTTGCTGTCATCTGAACAACTGAAGCTTTGTGTGTTGGAGTACCAGGGCAAGTATATTTTAAAGGTGTGCGGCTGTGATGAATACTTGCTAGAAAAATATCCGCTGAGCCAGTATAAG taCATAAGAAGTTGTATAATGCTTGGTCGCATGCCCAACCTGATGCTGATGGCTAAAGAAAGCTTATATACCCAGCTGCCACTGGATACCTTTACAATGCCATCTTATTCCAGGCGTATCTCTACAGCTACACCCTACATGAATGGAGAAGCTACAGCTAAATCCCTGTGGACTATAAATAGTGCTCTCAGAATAAGAATCCTCTGTGCAACCTATGTAAATGTGAACATTAGAGACATTGACAAA atatatgTTCGAACAGGTATCTACCATGGAGGGGAACCTTTGTGTGACAATGTGAATACTCAGAGGGTACCTTGCTCTAATCCCAG ATGGAACGAGTGGTTGCTGTATGACATGTACATTCCCGATCTTCCACGTGCTGCTCGGCTCTGCCTTTCTATCTGTTCTGTTAAAGGCCGAAAGGGTGCTAAAGAG GAGCACTGCCCATTGGCTTGGGGAAATATAAACATGTTTGATTACACAGACACTCTTGTATCTGGGAAAATGGCTTTGAATCTTTGGGCAGTACCTCATGGACTGGAAGATTTGTTGAATCCTATTGGTGTTACTGGATCGAATCCTAATAAG GAAACTCCATGTTTAGAGCTGGAATTCGATTGGTTTAGCAATCCTGTTAAGTTTCCAGATATGACAGTGATTGAAGAACATGCCAATTGGACTATCTCACGTGAACTGGGGTTCAACTACAGCTATGCGGGGCTG AGTAACAGAATAGCTAGAGATAATGAATTAAGAGAAAGTGACAAGGAGCAACTGCGAGCCATATGTACGCGGGATCCTTTGTCTGAAATCACTGAGCAAGAGAAGGACTTCCTTTGGAGCCACAG GCACTATTGTGTAAATACACCAGAAATTCTGCCCAAATTACTTTTGTCTGTTAAATGGAATTCCAGAGATGAAGTAGCTCAG ATGTACTGTTTGGTAAAAGACTGGCCTCCAATCAAGCCAGAGCAAGCAATGGAGCTCTTGGATTGTAATTATCCAGATCCAATGGTGCGAGCTTTTGCAGTTCGGTGTCTAGAGAAGTACTTAACAGATGACAAACTGTCGCAGTACTTAATCCAGCTAGTACAG GTTCTGAAATATGAACAGTATTTAGATAATCAGCTTGTGAGATTTTTACTCAAGAAAGCACTGACGAATCAAAGGATAGGACACTTCTTCTTTTGGCATTTAAA GTCTGAAATGCACAATAAAACTGTAAGTCAGAGATTTGGTTTACTTCTGGAGTCCTATTGTCGAGCATGTGGAATGTACCTGAAGCATCTGAGCAGGCAGGTGGAGGCTATGGAGAAGCTGATTAACCTCACAGATATTCtcaagcaggaaaagaaagatgagacCCAGAAG GTGCAGATGAAGTTTCTTGTTGAACAAATGAGACGGCCAGATTTTATGGATGCTTTGCAAGGCTTTATCTCTCCTCTTAATCCTGCTCATCAACTGGGAAATCTTCG GCTTGAGGAGTGCAGGATAATGTCATCTGCAAAAAGGCCCCTATGGTTGAACTGGGAAAACCCAGATATTATGTCTGAATTGTTATTTCAGAACAATGagataatctttaaaaatggagatg ACTTACGTCAGGACATGCTGACACTACAGATAATTAGAATTATGGAAAACATCTGGCAAAATCAGGGTCTTGATCTTCG GATGTTGCCTTATGGTTGCTTGTCTATTGGTGACTGCGTGGGACTCATTGAGGTAGTGAGAAGTTCTCATACAATTATGCAGATCCAGTGTAAAGGAGGCTTAAAGGGAGCATTGCAGTTCAACAGCCATACATTGCATCAGTGGCTCAAGGACAAGAACAAAGGAGAAAT gTATGATGCAGCTATTGACTTGTTTACACGTTCTTGTGCTGGCTACTGTGTTGCTACCTTTATACTGGGCATTGGTGATCGCCACAACAGTAACATCATGGTGAAAGATGATGGACAA ctgTTTCACATTGACTTTGGCCACTTCCTTGaccataagaagaaaaaatttggTTATAAAAGAGAGCGTGTGCCATTTGTCTTAACGCAAGACTTTTTAATAGTGATTAGTAAAGGAGCCCAAGAATGCACCAAAACAAGAGAGTTTGAAAG GTTTCAAGAGATGTGTTAT